The Triticum aestivum cultivar Chinese Spring chromosome 5A, IWGSC CS RefSeq v2.1, whole genome shotgun sequence genomic sequence AGCATAGTACCATTTGCAGCAACATGATGTTGGTTCCTTGGTTGATTGTTCTTTTTGTTTAGGGTCTCGATGATCCGGATTTCGTGGAGAAAGAGAGACCGAGGGCACAGATACCAGTCAAACCATTCAGCCCTGCTGATTGTGTGCTTGAATATCGGGCCGTGCCAACTACGAGGGAAGACTAAGTTAAGTAGGGCGCTCAAGTGGAAGGCTATGGAATCCCTTTTGAACTTTCATGTGACTGAAGGAACATAGTACTGTACAGTATGTTTTAGACCTTTAGTGTTAAGCTTGTCAGGCTGTAGGCTCAAGTATGTTCTGTTGCTAAGACACCAAAAGGGAAAGGACGTTTGGCTTGAGATGTTAGTGGTTGCTCATCAGAATTGGATCCAGAGACAATCTGATTGGCTGTCTTTCAAATTCGAAACCACTTGctgcttctgtttagatgtgaaTGGATTTACAGGTCAAAGCGAGCACAAACCAAACAACCATGTCGCTTCCTTCAAGTTTTACCAGCAGGCTGCAGGTTTTGGGATGGATGGATTGGCTTCCTAACAAAATTAGAGTACTCTCTTCAACTCACACTTGAAAGTTTAGATCATACTATGAGGAAAATACATCAGGTGTTCGCTACAAAATAAATGCAACATGGAACATGTGTGGAAGAACTAAAATTTTGGGGGTTGGGGATGGGGGTGGGGGATTAAAGAAATCTCTTATCAGATTCATCAGCCAAcaattaacacacacacacacacacacacacacacacacacacaatagtACTAGTAGTCAAGAACTCTATTCCCAAACACATATATACAGAGATACATTAGCAGGTATCTGAATCTAAAGAGAAGAACTCGACACCACAAGAAGCACACACCATTACATAGTTCCATTTAACCACTCAGCAAAAAACAACTAAGCAGGCaacagcaatccaagcttccatgCTCGATGCCAGGAGAACAGAGCTTCAAGCTGTACATCTGGAAGGCAAGGCTGGTCCATGGAGTGATTCAGTCAGTCTCATGGTCTGGGCGAGGGGTATACCAGTCAGGGAACCTCCCCATCCTTCTCAGCAGCCTCGTGTAAGGAGACTCCGGCATCAGAGCCTCCTCATCCTCGTCGATCTCTTCCTGCGTTTTCGGCAGCCCATCAGGGACGGGGAAAGGCCTCGGCTTCGCTGTTTGCCCCGGGGAGTTTGATGGCGCTGAATTGTGAGCTTTCTCGGCCATCTTCTTCCGTAGGTCTGACCGGTGGTGGATGCTGCTTATGAGGTACCTTGGGTCTGACCGCGAGTCCTTCACCATCCTTGAGATTTCTTCTTGCGGTAGCTCTTGCTGGGAAATGGGGAAGAGTGGTTAGTTGGATTGGATCGCCGCAAGTAGCACGCAAAGGTACTAAATATCTTGCAGAGAGTGCAGCATGCTCATGATGAATTTGGTAATGTTGATTTATGAAAAGATGATTTTGGCTGCGGTGCCGGTGCATACCTCGAGTTTGTTGAGTTCAAAATAGGCATCCCAGCAGCTGCAGCAATCATCGCCTTCAAGGGTCGTGCAATAATCTGTACCCAGATAAGATGAACCACTGTTAGAATTCTTTTAGATCCAATTAACACTGTTCAAATTCAGAGTCGGCAACTTCTTATACAGCTTAATCTGTTATGAAATGCAATTGTTAGAACTCTGATCGGCACGCACACACAAAACTTAAATTGGAGCGCTGACTGTAAATGACACAATTCACATCTCAGGCTAACTAATTAATATGAAACTATTTAGCTGCCGCCGTTAGCACTCTATATATTTGACTTTGTTACATACTGCTTTGTTACCACCATGAAATTAGCACTCGAATTTACACCAAACCAAACAAGCTTTTAACAGTAAGGTCTCAAAATTAAATGAACACGCGAAACGCTAAACAAGCAAGCAACAGAACCGAAACCAGATCTAAGCCAGAAGTCTAAACTAAACCATTACTAGCCGGCTTTAACCTTGACAGGAAGCCGCATCACACTCACATGCACTAAGAAattcagagaaaaataattaattAGAAACTCGTGCCCTACTCAAAGAGGAATTAGAGGGGATACCTGTGATGTGGTCCTTGGTGCGCTGGACGAGAGGCTTCTCCTGCTTGAAGAACTCGTCGAGGATGCTGCGGCTGGAGCTGAAGGGCTCCCGCTTGGGGATCGAGCCGTAGTCCCGCAGCACGCGCACCGCCACCGAGCGCCGCCCGGGCGTGGCCGAGGTGGCGGTGGCGGGGTACGCgggcgtcgtcgccgtcgccggcgacaGCGGCCGGAGAGCGGTGGATGAGAGCATTTTGGTGTTTGGTCCTTGTCTCGTCGCTTTTACTTCGGTGGGTTTGCGGGGAGTGGATTGGCTCGAAGTTTCTATATACAGGGGAAGAGTAGAACGGATAAGGATCGGCTCTGAACCTGAGATCTATGTGTCACAGGAAATATTATTGTATTTTTACCCCTTTTGCGATATGACCAcctaatatactccctccgtttctttttactccgcgtataagttttggtcaaagtcaaactacacaaagtttgaccaaattcatattaaaaaatatgaacatctacaatacttaaactatataatatgaaaatacatttcatggtgcatctgaaaatcttgatttcatattgtgaatgttgatatttcttaatataaagttagtcaaactatgcaaagcttgactttgaccaaaccttatatgcagactaaaaagaaacggagggagtataattttagcACACACATCCTTCGAGCAACTCTAGCAGATGTGTCATGTATGGCCGATCACCATGATAATCGTTAGTATGATGATCGGTAAAAAAAGGCATTCTAACAGAATCATCTCATGCGTTGCGATCTTCAAAATTAATGGAGTCATCTTCAAAAACCTCGTAGTTGACTGTGGAGGCCCGATTTGCAGTGTGCTCCATCGCCGACTATCAGCGTGAGATGGAAGTTTTCATCTTCTTTATCCTCGCACCACAACCGGATTTGAAGCTCTGTGCCGCCCTTACATGCACCATCGCGCATAGATAATCACCAACGAGAGACGTGACGCATCACCGGCCCTATTAATAGCACGACCGCTCCCTTGGATTCCCATGACGGGCTGTCGGACGGACGCCACAAGGCATCACCTCCTCGCCATACCGGCTATAAAAGCCCGGTGGCAAGGCATCCCAATCACCAACACCCTAGCAAGCTCCTCCACTCTTCCCAGCAATGTCGTCGTGTTGGGGTGCAACAAGTTGGTTGAATGTGTTGTCGGATGCGAACCTTCCGCCTAGGCATCGCGCACCGATGGCGCGAACTCTCTCCGCACCACACTAGCCTCGGCAGTCGCCGCATCCTCTCCCACGGTGTGCATGGCGCTGGTGGCTCCCACGACGATGGACACAAGGGATCTATCACAGGGTTTTTTTGCCGGAAAAAAAGTCGGCAAGCTATGTCCAGTACGGTGCAACACCTAAAAGCAAATCCGGTGAAGAAGAATGAGATGGAGGCAATTAGCAAGTAGTTGTGTCGCGGGAAGGTACACCTAGCACTCGAGAAAAATTCATACCTAGCCAAGCCAGTCTACCCATCGGGGCCCGAGGAGAGAACACTAGAAAGAAAATTTGTGACGCGGCATTATCACGTGTAACTCACGACCAAGGTCCACATGATAGATCACGAATGGGATAAAAACTTGCAAACCAAATGAGGGCAAGAACCCGCAAAACTCTCACTAAATGGAGTAACCCGGATGAAAAACTGTTAAATAAGATAATTTATGTAAAAATgtcaaaaaaggaataaaaactcAAATTCACTATATATATCTGTTGGTGATTATTTTATGGGAATGCCCTTTTCTTTTCATGGTGGTGATGCAAGATTTGCAAAACTGCAGTTTTGTAGGGAGTCGAATGTCGAATGCCGAGATTTTGCCGATCGCTGTCACCTGTCAGCAATCGACTCCCCCGGCGATAGAAATATCTCCAGGCGCAGGTAGACAATATCCCAGCTGATTTACACTAGACGACTACACGTAGACCTTCCCAGGGCAAGTGTATCCGGTATTGGACGTGTTATCTCGTCCAGTTGGCAAGTGCGACATGCAGCCACCTCTGTCTTTACGTCCAAGTGCAGAAACGGCGGGTATCCGATCCGTCGATTTCAATACAGGAAGCTGGCTATAGCGTGCGGATGGATCGATGGGCGACAAACCGCGGGCGCCGATTACCACTCTCCGAGAGTAGCCGTGCTCCATCCGCGGGAGAACTCTTCTCCCGTGGATAATGGTGAGCGCGCCGACGGAACGGAAGCACCGGCCTCGATGAGGGAGTCCACGGAACCAGTTGGAAAATCCATCCACGGTTTGCAAGGCCTACGCATATTCGTAGATCATCAATTCGATCAATGTAATAAATTGTATATATCACAATAGTCATAGGGGAACGTTTATATTTATCCGACTGATTTCCGACGATGCGTAAGCCGCCCGCTGCACCGTCCGATTAGTAGATCATCTCATTCAGTCGTGTGTTGGTACAAAGCGTACACGGTGCGTTGCATGTGGCTGGTCCCCACAAGAGGCTATCGTGATTCTTTTTGaccttttttattccttttcaCACGATGTGCTAGGGTAGCTTGGTGCACTTTTACTACTGCTCACAGCCTCACATAAGTGCAGACGGCTGCACTTCAACAGCGTTGCTACAAGGTCGTCTCGGTGCCATGCCGCGTTAGTTGCCGGCGATGTGCTAGGACAACGGAGCGCCGATGGGCTGCCATTCACGGCCTCTAGTGCATGCGTCGACGGCTGCTGCAATGGAGCATCGCCGCACCGCCGACGAAGCATCGTCGCTGCTGCAACGGAGCATCGTTGGGTCGCCGAAGCATCGTCGGTGTTGGAATGGAGCATCTTCGAGCCACCTAAGCATCGCCGGTACTGCAACGGAGCATCGCCAGGCTGACGGAGCATCTTCGAGCCACATGAGCATCGTCGATATTGCAGTGAAGCCTCGTCGCTGTTGGAACGGAGCATCTTCGAGCCGCCTGAGCATCGTCAGTACTGCAACGGAGCATCGCCAGGCTGCCAGAGCATCATCAGTGCTACAACGGAGCANNNNNNNNNNNNNNNNNNNNNNNNNNNNNNNNNNNNNNNNNNNNNNNNNNNNNNNNNNNNNNNNNNNNNNNNNNNNNNNNNNNNNNNNNNNNNNNNNNNNNNNNNNNNNNNNNNNNNNNNNNNNNNNNNNNNNNNNNNNNNNNNNNNNNNNNNNNNNNNNNNNNNNNNNNNNNNNNNNNNNNNNNNNNNNNNNNNNNNNNNNNNNNNNNNNNNNNNNNNNNNNNNNNNNNNNNNNNNNNNNNNNNNNNNNNNNNNNNNNNNNNNNNNNNNNNNNNNNNNNNNNNNNNNNNNNNNNNNNNNNNNNNNNNNNNNNNNNNNNNNNNNNNNNNNNNNNNNNNNNNNNNNNNNNNNNNNNNNNNNNNNNNNNNNNNNNNNNNNNNNNNNNNNNNNNNNNNNNNNNNNNNNNNNNNNNNNNNNNNNNNNNNNNNNNNNNNNNNNNNNNNNNNNNNNNNNNNNNNNNNNNNNNNNNNNNNNNNNNNNNNNNNNNNNNNNNNNNNNNNNNNNNNNNNNNNNNNNNNNNNNNNNNNNNNNNNNNNNNNNNNNNNNNNNNNNNNNNNNNNNNNNNNNNNNNNNNNNNNNNNNNNNNNNNNNNNNNNNNNNNNNNNNNNNNNNNNNNNNNNNNNNNNNNNNNNNNNNNNNNNNNNNNNNNNNNNNNNNNNNNNNNNNNNNNNNNNNNNNNNNNNNNNNNNNNNNNNNNNNNNNNNNNNNNNNNNNNNNNNNNNNNNNNNNNNNNNNNNNNNNNNNNNNNNNNNNNNNNNNNNNNNNNNNNNNNNNNNNNNNNNNNNNNNNNNNNNNNNNNNNNNNNNNNNNNNNNNNNNNNNNNNNNNNNNNNNNNNNNNNNNNNNNNNNNNNNNNNNNNNNNNNNNNNNNNNNNNNNNNNNNNNNNNNNNNNNNNNNNNNNNNNNNNNNNNNNNNNNNNNNNNNNNNNNNNNNNNNNNNNNNNNNNNNNNNNNNNNNNNNNNNNNNNNNNNNNNNNNNNNNNNNNNNNNNNNNNNNNNNNNNNNNNNNNNNNNNNNNNNNNNNNNNNNNNNNNNNNNNNNNNNNNNNNNNNNNNNNNNNNNNNNNNNNNNNNNNNNNNNNNNNNNNNNNNNNNNNNNNNNNNNNNNNNNNNNNNNNNNNNNNNNNNNNNNNNNNNNNNNNNNNNNNNNNNNNNNNNNNNNNNNNNNNNNNNNNNNNNNNNNNNNNNNNNNNNNNNNNNNNNNNNNNNNNNNNNNNNNNNNNNNNNNNNNNNNNNNNNNNNNNNNNNNNNNNNNNNNNNNNNNNNNNNNNNNNNNNNNNNNNNNNNNNNNNNNNNNNNNNNNNNNNNNNNNNNNNNNNNNNNNNNNNNNNNNNNNNNNNNNNNNNNNNNNNNNNNNNNNNNNNCGTCAGTACTGCAACGGAGCATCGCCAGGCCGCCGGAGCATCATCAGTGCTACAACGGAGCATCTTCGAGCCACCTGAGCATCGTCGATACTGTAGCGGAGCCTAGTTGGTGCTGCAACGGAGTATCTTTGAGCCGCCTGAGCATCGTCGGTACTGCAATTAAGCATCATCGGTGCTGCAACGGAGCATCTTCGAGCCGCCTGAGCATCGTCAGGCCACCGGAGCATCGTCAGTGCTACAATGGAACATCTTCGAGCCACCTGAGCATCGTCGATATTGTAGCGGAGCCTAGTTGGTGCTGCAACGGAGTATCTTTGAGCCGCCTGAGCATTGTCGGTACTGCAATTAAGCATCGTCGGTGCTGCAATGGAGCATCTTTGAGCCGCCTAAGCATCGTTGGTACTACATCGGAGCATCACCAGTGCTGCATCGGAGCATTGTCGAGCCGTCGGAGCATCGTCGGTGCTGCAATGGAGCATCTTCTAGCCGCCTGAGCATCGATACTACAAAGGAGCATCATCGGTGCTGCAACGAAGCATCGTCCCGCTACCGGAACCTCGGGTGCTGCAATGGGGCGTTGTCGGGCCGCTGGAGCATCACCTGTGCTACAATGGAGTATCACCAATGTTGCAATGGAGCATTG encodes the following:
- the LOC123105137 gene encoding CCG-binding protein 1 — translated: MLSSTALRPLSPATATTPAYPATATSATPGRRSVAVRVLRDYGSIPKREPFSSSRSILDEFFKQEKPLVQRTKDHITDYCTTLEGDDCCSCWDAYFELNKLEQELPQEEISRMVKDSRSDPRYLISSIHHRSDLRKKMAEKAHNSAPSNSPGQTAKPRPFPVPDGLPKTQEEIDEDEEALMPESPYTRLLRRMGRFPDWYTPRPDHETD